The genomic DNA ATCATGGGGAGATTCACGATCTAACCCCTTTCTGTCCCTCCTAAATGGTCTTGGAGTATTTGGTGCCAGTGTGCTTGGTGCACTCTACGCTTTGGTTCAGAAGGAGAAGAACACAAACAATGAAATCCTGGAATCAGTAAGTCATCACTTGAAGTTATGGGAAGAATACGAATAACAAGAAGTCTGTTTCTTCTGAAAAATGCTTTACTTTATTCAACTTCCCTTACTGAATGTACTTTTTCGTTTTCCTGGATTAGTTTGCTATTAATCTTGCATTGATTGGAAAAATGCAGATAAAAATCGAATTGCAAGAAAAGGAAGTTGCAATTATCATGATGGAGAAAGACTTTGAGTCAAAGCTATTAATAGAACGGGAAGAACGAACCAAGCAACTCAAAGAGGCAAAAGAAGAACAGCTGGCTTTAATGGATCAACTAAATTCAGCTAATAGTACAATTACCGGCTTAGGACGTGAACTTAATAATGAGAAGAGGTTAATTGAGAAGCTTAAAGTTCAAATAGACAGTCTTCAGAATAACCTTTCGGAAGTCGGGGAAGAGAAAAGGTCTCTCAAACAAGAGCTGAAGGAAAAGCTCAATTCCGTTGATGTCCTACGAGAAAAAGTTAACTTGCTTGGTTCAGAACTTAATGATAAGGAAGTTAGTATTCAAAAGCTCAGTACTTTACTTGCAGGAAAAGAATCCGAGTTCAAGAACTTGATCACTACCTACAAACAAACCGAGGAAGAACTTGGCAAAGCACATTTGGAGATCAGCAGTCTGAAAGAAGAATTGCAGAGAAATCGAAGTGAACTCGAATCCGAAAGTTCTTTAGTTGATGAATTAAATGCAAGGGTGAGTTCTTTAGTGGTTGAAAGAGATAATTCTATGCGGGAGTTCGTTTCTCTTCAGGAGgagtacaatgatttgaaactgTTGTCTGAAAATAAGGCAGTGGCTGATGCTAAGCTTTTGGGGGAAAGAGAAAATGAAATCCGGCTGCTAAAGGAAAAACTCGAGCTTGCTCTGAACGATGTGAGTGAAAATAAAACAATTGCTGCTGATTTGAACAAGGAAAAGGAAAGCCTGGAGCGAGCACTGGAGATGGAATTGCACGGTGGAAAGAACCTGAAAGAAGAACTCCTACTTGTTGAGGAAACTCTTTCAAAGTCCCGGAGTGAAGTTTCTTATCTGTCTGAACAACTGAAGCAATCGAGAATCCATTGTAAAGAGCTTGAGTCTGATGTTTCAAGGGTTACGACCAAGTTTTATGAAACTAAAGAAAGACTGCAAGCCAACCTTGATGAGGCAAAACAAAACAGTGTAGTTCTGGCCAGTGAACTCACAACTACAAAAGAGCTTCTGAAGAAAACCTTGGAAGAGCGGCAAACTTTTTCTCGTGAGTTGACTTCCATGACCGAAAACCGGAATACCCTTCAAAGGGAATTGATAGATGCTTATAAAAGAGTAGAAGCCATATCCAGTGATTTGAAAGAAGAGAAAAAGCATGTTTCTTCATTAAACCAGGAAAGACAGGCTTTAGAGAATCAGATTGTGAAAGACAAGGAAGCAAGAAAATCACTCGAAACCAACCTGGAAGAGGCTACCAACTCACTCGATGAAGTGAACCAAAAAATATTGAAACTTTCCAGAGATCTGGAAATCGCTAATGCTAAAATATCGAGTCTCGAGGATGAGAAAATGGTTCTCTATAAAACACTTACCGAGCAGAAGAATGCATCGAAAGAAGCTCGAGAAAACATGGAAGATGCTCATAGCATTGTGATGACACTGAACAGGGAAAGGGAGAGTCTCGAAAAGCGAGTGAAGAAACTCAAGGAAGAATTGGCTTCTGCTAAGGGTGAAATATTAAGGTTAAGAAGTCGAATAAATTCATCCAAAGCTCCCGTAAATGATCAGCCGCAACAGAAAGATGAAACCGAAACAAAAGTCACTGTAAGTGCAAGGAAAAGCAGAAGGAAAAAGGGTAGCTCACAGTGAGGCCAAGAACTCATCTTTAAGTAGTGGTAGTCTGTATTGTACTCGTATTGGTTTTGGCACGGAACGGAATGACGGCTTCTTCCAACTTCGATCCTGGGTTCTAATAATCTTCTGACAAAAAAATTCACAATACCATTTTCTATTAGTACTGTATAAATCCGAAACCGAGGGAAGCAAATGCAAATTAAGGGAATTTACTTTTGCATATAAAGATCAATTGTTTACTTTTGTACTGATGAAATACTAACACGGTCATTATTTTTCCCCAACAATGATAACATCAACGTTTATATTGCCTGCTTCAActttttatggttttatttactaACCAAATCTAACTTGCAGATTAAAGATGTGAATATTTGTGTAGTTGAATTCTAGAACAACCAACACTTGGTAAGGCACAACGGAAATACAAATTCTAAAAGGATTAGTCTAACTGTAAAACGAATATTTTAGGACGGTTAAAATATGTCTTTGACTCTATGTACTTTTtataagttttggaatttagttttatacttttattttgatatatttagttcctctatttttagattttaaaatttaaattcaactgttaatattgttaaaataattattaaattcatgTTAATTATAACATCATTCTTTTTGTTTACATATTTATCAagtgatttttttaatttcaaaatgtcacgctaataaatttaacaaaaaattaataatgataatcaaatttgaatattgaaatcTGAAAAGTAGAGTGACTAAGTAAAAGTATtagaactaaaattttaaatttataaagagTATAAAGACCTATAACCACGAGTGCATGAAATCTTCTCACTCATAGAGTGTTTGATGTTTTCACTAGCACATAGTAGACAAATAGTAAGATTTGAACCTAATgtaatctagttttaaatattcaattttactgttttaactaaatttttatttgatttccatgtaaacttttaaaagtatacatttttgtataattttttttattcatcCTACTTAGTATGTCATAATCTAATTAGGAATTTATATTATCATTTTGTCAATAGAATTTATAGTTAgaggcttaatttttttttttctgagtTGAGATTAAGCAGCGTGCTTTTATAAgagctaaaatataattttactattctatttataattttaggaataaatcaaaattttattaaatttaaaagaatcaaattataattttatcagttattaacttaaaattatataaaatttgaagAGAGATCAGATTCTAAATTTCATCGTTAACAGCCTCTGCCACCTGATTAAAAAGAAGGTTAGTTGTAACTTTTGCATTTCATTCGTTTCGATGCAAAGGATCTTGTATTATTTGAATGGATAGGAtcttttagttaaattaattGGATTGAAAATTTATTGTGAGATCAATTCAAAAAGTAATTTTGAATCAATTAGATTGAAAATTGATTCAATCAATTAAAATATTGATTGAAGGattgaattaaaaatttattatttttaaaattttgtaatcgATCCAATTAATTCAATAATCTTACCAATTTGATCCCCGGAATCTACCGACACATCCGTACACGCTACTCATTCTCAGAACACTGTCTATATCCCTAAACTCTGCAGGAGTGCCGAGAGCGAGAGGAAAAGGAAAAAGCAGAGCGATCACAGTGGGAGTCGATCCGAAGCCAAAAGCGCCAATCCACTGCGTTAtgcttaatattatatatttaacaaATAGATACAAAAGACCTCCAACAACGtatttctttccctttttattttaaaaaaatataaaagctTCCATCCTTCTCCGAAATCAGTTCCTGGAGGATGGAAGAGCCGAGGAAATGTTTATAATAggtgttaaaaaaaataaaaatttgcagaATTTTTCGAGATATATTGCTGTTCAACGTCTCGCTTGTACCAATCTGGACGGTTAgtttcaataatttatttatttatttttctatttttgattgGCATAAAATGGAAGCCTTTTCTTTTTTATTGTCAGATTCCCTCACAAAAACGAGAATTCCAGATTTGGGTTTGTTCTCTCAAGATTCACTGATTTAGCAGATCCGAGTTCGTCAATTTTCTATTTTGGGTGCACCGAAAATTGAACCTCAAACTCGATTTTAGCATTGATTTTCATTCTTCAAAAACCTTTGTTCGTCTTTAAAGATCATAGGCCATAGCTAGTGAACAAGGCTCTGGGTCTTCAGTAACTTCGAAAATTTTCAGCTGGGAAACCTATGATTTTGCTTTAATCCTTTTAATTTCCTAAGAATTGGGTGGGAACTAGTTTTTTTATTTAGGATTTGAAGCTTGGTTGTTAAGGCAAATTCAGTATAATATTGAGGAATTGCTGTGGGAGGTTTTGCTGATCTGGGGATATTTGTAATTTTAAGAGGGGTATTTCAATTATAATCATGTTCTATGGGGCGGTAGTATGGGATCCTTGGCTTATTGTAGCCCAAATTGTTTGCCTTCAATGTCTATATTACCTTACTCTTGGAGCCTTCTTGTCATTCCTCGTCGGCACCCGTGTTTCTCGTCTGAGTTTGGTCTATTTCTTCGACTTTGCTACCATCACTACGTCCACTGTTACTGGCTGGTGTGTCATCGCTTCGTTTCTGCTCAGCTCTATTGCAGGGTGAGATCATGATTCCCATCATTTGCTTAGCTATCTATGTTTCATTTGTATGCTTATCTTATTTGCATCTGCAAGTGCAGAGTTTTGAAATTCGTCTTATGGAATAAACAGTCGGTTTCTGTCTGTTGCTTTTTAAATGTATGGTTTATTAGATTTACTTGAATATAAACAATTATTTTCATAAAAGGAAAATGGTGCTAAAACTAGTTATTATTTTGCTCAATTATGGCCTAGCCGCCAAACATATTAATTGAAGAATCATTGTGTTTCCTACTGTTTGCCTCACCAATGTACTCTTCACTGTTGTACTCGTCCTTATAGCACCTTCAGATGATAAGATTAAACTGAAAAATGATTGTTTTTCTCTTATTCATGCTTGATTATAGGTTGTACAATGGGGTTGGATCAATGTATAGATTAAATGGTAGACGTTTGATGTTTGGTTGGTGTCATTTGTTTTATGATATGTATATTTTTGTGATCCTAAAAGCTAAGATTTAGAAGCTTTAATTTTGAACTTCAAACATGAAAAGATTGAATTTTAACATTTTTCGAATATTAGTAGCTAAGCTTGAATGTTGTCTAGTATGAGGGAGGGTTTATTTAGTTATAAATTAATGGCCTGAACCTGATACTGTCTCGGTGAATGTTGAcaagtattattttatttgttcatGCAAATAATATGTTGAAGTAAAATGTAATATGAATTTTAGAGAGAATAATTCTAGGTTCTAAATTTAGCTCATTTTAActtgcatttttttttctttcgatcTGCAGAGCTGGTTACATGCTTTATTTGATTGAAAGGGCAAAAAAGTGCTTGGATTTTGCAGCTACCCTCTATATTATCCATCTTTTTATATGCCTAATATATGGAGGTTGGCCTTCCTCAATAACATGGTGGTTTGTGAATGGTATTGGAGTTGCAGTGATGGCTTTGCTAGGTGAATATCTGTGCATTAGACGGGAACTCAAAGAGATTCCAATAACGCGATACCGATCAAGTAAGGAATATTTCCTATATATGTCAAAGTGTTTCAAAAGATAATTGTGATATGAAAtaaaccaattttttttattttgtctaTCTTTTCTTTTTTGGGACAAGTGTTGCTGTGGGATTATTGGTGCCGGGCTTCCAACTTTCTGTCTCGAATTTTGTGGGATTGCTATTTGTTTTCCATAATATATTCTGTTTGATAGTTGGTCCGCACAATTATTTTGTTTAGTATTATGCTCAACAGGAATACGTGGAATTATCACACGAACTTATATGAATATATTGGTGCTAAGTCATGTTATTTCTATTTTTGGATGCTACAGAACTGGTCTCTTATTCTCTTATTCAGACTTAAGGGTGTCGGGTACGGGCTTATATCCAACATGGATGTActcaatttttttctcttttttttttttttccttcatatATTTGAAGAATCATACTTCCATACCCATTGCCGAATACCTGTCAAATACAGGTGCCAGACATGGTATGTTAGCAAAAATAAAGTAGGAGCAACGTTTTCCTCTTGTGTAGACTAATGTATCCTGCATTATCTCTTCCTCTCACATTCTTTTCCTTCTATACAATGTTTTAGGGAATTGTCATTTTATGGATGTAAAATACCTTGCGATCTTTTAAAGAAATTATCTGGATCTTATCTTTGAATTCCGTTTTAGATGATTTAAATTGAGGGGCAAATTTTGCATTTGCAGAGTAGTTTTATAGCTTGCAAGTGCTTAGAAAGCGTTGCCTACATAGTAGAAAAATGTTTTATTGGATTTGTATCAATGAAACTCTCAAAGGCATTTCCCGAAAAATAAAATTTCCTTTTAATGCTTAACCCATGTTTGTTAAACGAAGATCTAGCTCATGTAAGAACTGAAATGGGTCAAATACATTCAGTTCTTTAGTCATTGATCCAAGACCATTCTTGTTTTTCCGGCTTGAACTTTAGTGTACTGCTATTGCATTTCTTTTTTGTCTTTGGTTTACAATTCTTATTTCTGGATTTGAAACAATTTCATGCAGATGTTTGACTGCCAAAGTATCAGATGCAAAGTAAATTCTTTGCTTTTCACTGCTACGGACTACAGAGGAGCTGAATTATATACTTACCAAACTGATCAGCATCCGGTGACGAGAAAGAACTAGCTTTAGTTACAGAATCTAGTTTTAGTGTTTCTGGATATAATATAAGAAGTGTTTCTGAAGATGATCGAGAGCAACTAAGAAAATTTTTGATAGTGGTGCTGAAGCACAATTTGAAGCCGGATCACATAAGGGTTGGTGATCATTTTGTGTTTGAGGGAGATCTAAATCAACTATGGGTGGCTTTAAGAACGATGGTATGCTGCTTTCTGGTACTGTTTATCTGATTTTATCTCGGCATAGTTGCTCTATATTACTAAGAGTCAAGTGTGAGTAATAGATATGAATATGTGTCTAACACGGGTATATCTCAATCTTTTCTTTCAAGTTTTTCCATATTATATCCTCATACCCCATATTCAATATAGTTGGACAtagatattttaagaaaaatgaagagttggagtttgatttgtttttttcatttatttaatacaATTGTTTGGTTGAGTTTTGcatatgattttaaaataaatttgagtGTGCACTCATTGATAAATCTAACTCTGTTTAACCTTGAAACTAGCACGGAGGATCTTaggagttagattgtattttgtttttacttaaaaaattaattttgtactttagaaaaaagaataagttaatttttctgctaaaattttattcttttttatcattaaaaattgacataattgataaaataatcAGATTGTGACACATAATGTGTCACTTTTATCTTCGTCGACGTACATGGATTAGttttaacaataaaatgaataaaaattttaacgaAAATATCAATTTACactttgatttaatatatatagattaatttatttatttttgagtaGAGTAAAGAAGATGTAATGCAATTATTAATATAGGGTTTTATAATAATGACGATTGTAGGACACTTTAAAGATTTGGTGTTTCAGTATTTTAGTTCAACATAAGTTTTTTATGGATACACCTTTTTGTTTACATTGGAGTTCAACATTTTACTTTTAGGTACTGTTTGGAAAATTATATTGTAATCGAATTTGGATGTAATTGGTTTTAATTAAATAAGGTTGGCGTATTTAAATAATCATTATAATTGGTGAATTCTATTAAATTGAGTGTTTTTATTACACTTTTATGGGAGGGTAAAGTTGGAGTAATTACACATGTAATTACATACaagtctaatttttaaaatttatttttatagcttataaaaattatattataagcatgaatatgaatgaataTTTAGAATTGTTATGAAAAAATTATTAtatcataatttaaaaaatatatatgttataaaataatgtgtattttataatgttataacaaaaagttatattatttaaatcataaaaatttctaaagttatggttaaaaattagtataaaaataattgacatgttataaaagtgttatagtatatttatttataaaaattatggtCAAGTTTGAATATAATTTATTTACGTGTTCatgctatatattataaaaataatatatttatttatgaaaaatgttatagttttttttatcttaatttatttataaaaatgattTCTAAAGTTAAGGAAAATTTTATAGTATTTATAAAAGTGTTATGAATATTTTGAACaacatataaattttttataaagattatatattataaattttatattattttttatttaatttacatgttataaaaaggatttaacCTAACATAAGTTTTTTCcaaattaaatttttacaattaaagttatatattatatgatttgtaaACTCAAATATTATCAGGTCGATATTAATTatacaaatagaaaaaaaaatttgcacCATATTGTAGGGTATGATATCATTTGAGAGAATGATGCCTAGACATAAGTACCATAGACAGCTCGCGAACTCTTTAATTTGAGATATTCGAGACTTCGAAATGTAATTGAGAAGACATTTGTTGTTCTAAAAAATATTTCTCATATCAACATCTTCTTAGTTGAATTGTACTGACATGTTGCGTATTAAATAACTTCAATTATAGGAAGAATTGAGATGATCTATACTTTCTAAAGTACATGGAATAAGGAGATTTTAATAATTCTAATGATACAAGTTTAAATTTAGACAGTGATCAACTCGATTAAGGACTAATATATGATGATAAGTAAcctatattaaatattaaaaggtaataacccaacaaatatgcactagaataattaaataaaatcgcATATGATATTTATTTTCTTGCTCTTTTATTAGTAATCATATTATCAACTACTTTTTTAGACTAACATAATATATATgacaatttgattttaatttttgttacttatttagattttttttatcatactaataacttttaatagtaattaatatttttaaaaatataaattatgtaactatgtaattacaatttgtactatcaaatatgTCTGTAATTATTatgataataattatattttcatttaattactcATGCTATCCAAACAAACTCTTTAAGGGTTTATTGATCCAACATTTGATTTTAAGGTTTCATTGATCCAAATTAGTTTATTGAAATttaatttgttttcatttttaaaatttaaatttaataaatttaatattaattattaatattgggTTGATATTTGGTACATTAGCaatgtgtttttttttatttcacaagtaaCCTTAAAAATTAACACGTgtctttatttttaaatatctatttttaaaatattttattataccatTATAAAACATTTGTCAATGCCTATAACAAATACACTATTAATATACTAAATACTtacatttaatattatattaaaaatataataattgatGAGACTTACAATCATTTGAATTTAACAACTCAAATTTGTTCAAAATaagtttaattgagtttatttgaaaaaaatcaaattcaattGTGGTAActatttaattaatcatttatcTTCTAAAGATAAATATGATTGTTGTTATCACATTCGATTTTTGTATTTAAacattagtttaattaatatttttaattaatactataaattttattatacacTTAccgtaaatatataatataaatatgtgtttatataaTTGAAAAGTAATAAAGTGTgaatgattaaaattaaataaaaatatccaAATAAAACTTAATTGAGTGATAAATTAAAGATTTTACTAATGCAAATAATTTAGGTTCAAATCtcactatatatatttttactgatttttcttaaatggaaaaactaaaatattcttaaaaatacacttattttaattattgaaaaatatttCCGTAATTTAACAATTGAGTTGGTGACCCGATTGAGGGTAACATCAACTcaataaaatagttaaataattgtataaattatgctaaaataaaatatttagttGGACTTATTCATAAATGAACTTTTATAAAAAGAGTAAACTACAATGTAACTAAaccattaataaatttatattttgattatttaacttcaaaaagttataaaatggtcattgaattattcaaaagttttcatttaacttACCGAACTGTTAAAATGTTATTGTTTGGCATTCTCTGTTCACACCGCTTGCACCAACCGAAACCTCTTCTCATTCTCTTTTACtatttagtttattattattattattataaaacaaCTTTTAATGTGATAAATCTAcgaatcaaaatttcaacaacttTCTTTTTGATCTCTAACATTAACCGTCAAATCGACTTGAATCTAAAATATGTTTTTATACTAGTTGATGGATAATAATCTATTGTACTAATTGTCGAATTGTTGCTTGAAGCTTGATAgttgaactttaaaaaaaaaaacttaatagccCAGTGActttaataaaaactttcaaataattcaattaCTTAAATGAAAACACTTGAATTGTctaatgatcattttgtaactctTTAAAACTAagtaaccaaaatataaatttactaatagcttattgattttatatataatttactctatttaattctattttataaTTTCCTGTAGTatgattattaatatatttatatttctgAAATAAGCAATATGTCTCGTATGCATCTTGAGCGCAATAGAGACAGTGAGTGGCACTTcagtaattttattaaaaaattaataatttatttcgtcttctaattttataaaaattattttaatttttatttctggAGTCATTGAACTTGTATCTTTTCCAGGTAGATAAAATTTCAGTATTTAATTAGTTTttgaaattcaaaatataaaattaaatgttaaaaggaactaaaataattttttacaaaattaaaggACCAAATAATCATTATACCATCTGTTAATTCCAAAGCATCTTAgcggaaaattttattttatgtttttttttctctcaTACAGAGAagagctctctctctctctcttacaTTACACCAAAACAAAAACCCCTTTCTTTCTCTACATCAAAAGCGCGATCTCGATCCCCACCTTcttcatctttttattttaatctgaaaaaatggtaagtttaatttcttGATCCCTTTGATTCCGCTCTAGATCTGGTTCAAATCTCTTTGATTCACATTCATTTCTCCAATTTCTGTTTAACATATGGA from Gossypium arboreum isolate Shixiya-1 chromosome 9, ASM2569848v2, whole genome shotgun sequence includes the following:
- the LOC108454201 gene encoding MAR-binding filament-like protein 1-1 isoform X1; protein product: MGFMIGSSCYLQAPVSNSQVRFPSSLSVSFNIRNGETKRKRWKTRNFRPPMACLTHEDPNDDVSGKRRAVLLVGISILPLLQLRSQALEGSTLRRERPRKSKSLEEGTRELPTEVATGKSTEESDVNKPEESQITVFELNKPEESRKLEESWGDSRSNPFLSLLNGLGVFGASVLGALYALVQKEKNTNNEILESIKIELQEKEVAIIMMEKDFESKLLIEREERTKQLKEAKEEQLALMDQLNSANSTITGLGRELNNEKRLIEKLKVQIDSLQNNLSEVGEEKRSLKQELKEKLNSVDVLREKVNLLGSELNDKEVSIQKLSTLLAGKESEFKNLITTYKQTEEELGKAHLEISSLKEELQRNRSELESESSLVDELNARVSSLVVERDNSMREFVSLQEEYNDLKLLSENKAVADAKLLGERENEIRLLKEKLELALNDVSENKTIAADLNKEKESLERALEMELHGGKNLKEELLLVEETLSKSRSEVSYLSEQLKQSRIHCKELESDVSRVTTKFYETKERLQANLDEAKQNSVVLASELTTTKELLKKTLEERQTFSRELTSMTENRNTLQRELIDAYKRVEAISSDLKEEKKHVSSLNQERQALENQIVKDKEARKSLETNLEEATNSLDEVNQKILKLSRDLEIANAKISSLEDEKMVLYKTLTEQKNASKEARENMEDAHSIVMTLNRERESLEKRVKKLKEELASAKGEILRLRSRINSSKAPVNDQPQQKDETETKVTVSARKSRRKKGSSQ
- the LOC108454201 gene encoding MAR-binding filament-like protein 1-1 isoform X2, producing the protein MGFMIGSSCYLQAPVSNSQVRFPSSLSVSFNIRNGETKRKRWKTRNFRPPMACLTHEDPNDDVSGKRRAVLLVGISILPLLQLRSQALEGSTLRRERPRKSKSLEEGTRELPTEVATEESDVNKPEESQITVFELNKPEESRKLEESWGDSRSNPFLSLLNGLGVFGASVLGALYALVQKEKNTNNEILESIKIELQEKEVAIIMMEKDFESKLLIEREERTKQLKEAKEEQLALMDQLNSANSTITGLGRELNNEKRLIEKLKVQIDSLQNNLSEVGEEKRSLKQELKEKLNSVDVLREKVNLLGSELNDKEVSIQKLSTLLAGKESEFKNLITTYKQTEEELGKAHLEISSLKEELQRNRSELESESSLVDELNARVSSLVVERDNSMREFVSLQEEYNDLKLLSENKAVADAKLLGERENEIRLLKEKLELALNDVSENKTIAADLNKEKESLERALEMELHGGKNLKEELLLVEETLSKSRSEVSYLSEQLKQSRIHCKELESDVSRVTTKFYETKERLQANLDEAKQNSVVLASELTTTKELLKKTLEERQTFSRELTSMTENRNTLQRELIDAYKRVEAISSDLKEEKKHVSSLNQERQALENQIVKDKEARKSLETNLEEATNSLDEVNQKILKLSRDLEIANAKISSLEDEKMVLYKTLTEQKNASKEARENMEDAHSIVMTLNRERESLEKRVKKLKEELASAKGEILRLRSRINSSKAPVNDQPQQKDETETKVTVSARKSRRKKGSSQ
- the LOC108456663 gene encoding uncharacterized protein LOC108456663 isoform X2, which produces MFYGAVVWDPWLIVAQIVCLQCLYYLTLGAFLSFLVGTRVSRLSLVYFFDFATITTSTVTGWCVIASFLLSSIAGAGYMLYLIERAKKCLDFAATLYIIHLFICLIYGGWPSSITWWFVNGIGVAVMALLGEYLCIRRELKEIPITRYRSNV
- the LOC108456663 gene encoding uncharacterized protein LOC108456663 isoform X1, with translation MFYGAVVWDPWLIVAQIVCLQCLYYLTLGAFLSFLVGTRVSRLSLVYFFDFATITTSTVTGWCVIASFLLSSIAGAGYMLYLIERAKKCLDFAATLYIIHLFICLIYGGWPSSITWWFVNGIGVAVMALLGEYLCIRRELKEIPITRYRSSKEYFLYMSKCFKR